The genomic DNA GCATGCCTTCTCAATCGCCTGCGGGGTTAGGGAATATCCCCTTCTCTCCAGGATATCCCTGTAACGTGGATAAACAAACAGCATATTATCCCACTGAAGTGAGAAGAAATTTGTTAATATAAATATCTTATCAGAGACAGTCAGTTCGGATGCCTGCTTAAGTGTCAGGTCCATATATTCATCAGTAGCCCCGCTGTCTGTGTATTTCAGTATCTGCTCTACTAATGACGGGACCATATTAATGGTCTGATGAATGTCCGGAAACTTTTCAAGCATTGCGACCATATCGTAATAATCTTTTATTCCATGCAGACGAACCCATGGCATTACAAACTTATCAGATAAAGGATCCAGATAATATGGCTGGTGCATATGCCAGAGAAAGGCTATGTGTAGTGGTCTGTCCTTCATCTATAAACCCTCTTCTATTTTTGATTTTTAATATTTGATTTATCCGGATCCTCGAACCTGTAAATGATCTCTCCTTCCTTTACAAGCCCCAGTTTTTCCCGAGCGTATGCCTCTATATAATCCGGATCTGTCTTAAGCAATTTTACTTCTTCACGTATATTTTTATTTCCTTCCTGCAGACGTTTTATATCCGCATTGATCCTGTTATACTCGCCCCTCATCTTAAGGTATTTAATGAAGCCGATGTCATAAAAAAGGAAAGAAATAATCAGGTATACAGAGGCAATCCCTGTTATTGCAAAAAACATCCATCTTTTTTGTTTCTTTGACAGACTTATATTTCCTGTAAATTTTCTCATACCTTGAAGGCCTGTCTGCCTTTGAAAATGGCCGTTTCCCCCAGTTCATCCTCTATCCTGATAAGCTGGTTATATTTGGCAAGCCTGTCAGTCCTCGATAAAGAACCTGTCTTGATCTGACCGGCATTACATGCTACCGACAGGTCAGCTATTGTTGTATCCTCTGTCTCTCCGGAGCGATGGGAAATGACTGCTGTGTATCCTGCCCTCTTCGCCATCTCAACAGAATCAAGCGTCTCTGTCAATGTCCCTATCTGATTAACCTTAACAAGTATTGAGTTGGCAACGCACTGCTTTATACCCTTCTCCAGCAATTTGACATTCGTGACAAATATATCATCTCCTACGAGCTGTACCCTGCTGCCAAGCCTTGATGTGAGCTTCTTCCATCCATCCCAGTCATCCTCTGCCAATCCGTCTTCAATAGAGATTATGGGATATCTGTTTACCAGGTCTTCATAAAAGCTGACCATATCTTCGGATGACCGGCCTTCTTTCCCCTCACCCTTGAAATAATATTTCCCTTTTTTACAAAACTCGCTTGATGCTGCATCCAGTGCTATCAGGATGTCCTCTCCCGGTCTGTAGCCCGCCTTCTCGATCGCAACGATTATCAATTGGATGGCCTCTTCATTGGACGATAAGTTCGGTGCAAAGCCTCCTTCGTCACCTGTTGACGTATTGTATTCCTTTTCATGGAGTATGCCCTTCAGGGAATGAAATACCTCAGCACCCATCCTGATTGCATCTCTTACATTATCAGTTCCGACAGGCACAATCATAAATTCCTGCAGGTCCAGGTTATTGTCAGCATGTTTTCCGCCATTCAATATATTCATCAGAGGTACAGGCAGCTCTCTTGCACTTACACCGCCAATATAGCGGTAGAGGGGGAGCCCGGTATCATCAGCCGCTGCCTTAGCTACGGCCAGAGACACACCCAGTATTGCGTTTGCCCCGAGGTTGCCCTTATTCTCCGTGCCGTCCATTTCCAGCATAATTTTGTCTATCAGTACCTGCTCGGCAACATCTATAGTGAGTATCTCAGGACCGATTCTTTCCATGATATTAGCCACCGCATTTTCCACACCCTTGCCAAGATACCGCCCCTTGTCTCCATCCCTTAGTTCCAGCGCCTCATTCTTTCCAGTCGAAGCACCTGACGGAACCGATGCCCGGCCCAAGATCCCATTTTCCAAAACAATATCTACCTCCACTGTCGGATTGCCCCGTGAATCAAGGATTTCTCTTGCATAGACATCCATTATTTCACTCATTCAAACATCTCCTTTCAGGTTAACCGTTAAGTTGTTTCTTCAACAGTTCATTCACCTTCGCCGGGTTGGCCTTTCCAGCTGACAATTTCATCACCTGTCCGACAAAAAAACCTATCAACTTATCTTTTCCGCCCCGATACGCCTCTGCTTCCTTAGGGTTTTCGGATATAACCTGTGCTATAAACTTTTCTATTTCACCTTCATCCGTAACCTGGACAAGCCCCTTTTCTTTTACTATTGCTTCAGGATCTTTCCCCGTCCTGCACATATCTTCAAATATGGTTTTGGCTATCTTACCGCTTATTACACCTTCATCTATCATCTTTATCATCCTGGACAAATGAGGAGGTCTTACAGGAGAATCATCAATGTCCGTACCTGAAAGTTTCAGCTCCCGCAGAAGATCTCCCATTATCCAGTTGCTTAAGGCCTTCGGACTGCGGTACTCCTTTACACATTCTTCAAAATAGTTCGCAAGCGCCCTTGATGCGGTAAGTACCTGTGCATCGTATTCCGGTATATCATAGTCGTGCACAAATCTCTCCCTCTTTTCATCAGGCAATTCCGGAAGTCTCTTTTTAATCTCCTCCTGCCATTCTGCTGAAACCTCCAGAGGGACTAGATCCGGTTCCGGGAAATATCTGTAATCATGTGCTTCTTCTTTTGACCTCATGGAGACTGTAACTCCCCTGTCAGTATCCCACAACCTGGTTTCCTGAACAATCCTGCCGCCACTCTCAATGACGCCTATCTGTCTGTTGATTTCATACTCCAGCGCCTTTTGTACATATCTGAAGGAATTCATATTTTTCACCTCTGCCTTAGTACCTAATGCCTTCTCTCCAGCAGGTCTTACAGATACATTAGCATCACAACGGAAACTTCCTTCCTCCATATTGCCGTCACATATTTCAAGATAGCGCACTATTTCTCTCAGCTTCTTCAGATAGCTAACAGCATCTTCTGGAGTGCGTATATCAGGTTCACTTACAATCTCAATAAGCGGTACACCAGCCCGGTTTAAATCAACGAGACTCGAATCTGCAGAACCATCATGAATGGACTTGCCTGCATCCTCTTCCATATGTATCCTGGTCAGATTAATCTTTTTTATTCCGCCATCCGCATCTATATCAATATATCCGCCTGTTGATAAGGGAAGTTCATACTGAGATATCTGGTAACCCTTGGGGAGATCAGGATAGAAATAGTTTTTCCTCGCAAAACGGCAGTATGGCTCGATCCTGCTGTCTGTGGCAATTGCCATCATAACAGCATAATTAACCGCCTCCCTGTTCAACACAGGAAGAACTCCTGGAAGACCAATACATACGGGACATGTCTGCGTATTTGGCAAAGCGCCGAATTTAGTGCTGCAGCCGCAGAATATCTTGGACCTGGTCCGGAGCTGGGCATGAACCTCAAGCCCTATTACTGCCTCGTATTTTTTCATTAAAAAAACCTTTCAACTCATTGCTCATTGCTTTGCACTCATTGCTCTTATTTTATGCCACTCAGTCGCCTGCTCATATGCATATGCTGTCTGCAATACCCTTTCTTCATCAAAGTGCCTGCCAAGTATCTGGAGTCCAACCGGCAGGTTGTCCTCCGTAAACCCGCAGGGTATGGATATCGCCGGAATCCCCGCAAGGTTTGCAGAGATTGTAAATATGTCTGACAAATACATCTGAAGAGGGTCTTCTGTCTTTTC from Nitrospirota bacterium includes the following:
- a CDS encoding septum formation initiator family protein; translated protein: MRKFTGNISLSKKQKRWMFFAITGIASVYLIISFLFYDIGFIKYLKMRGEYNRINADIKRLQEGNKNIREEVKLLKTDPDYIEAYAREKLGLVKEGEIIYRFEDPDKSNIKNQK
- the eno gene encoding phosphopyruvate hydratase, producing MSEIMDVYAREILDSRGNPTVEVDIVLENGILGRASVPSGASTGKNEALELRDGDKGRYLGKGVENAVANIMERIGPEILTIDVAEQVLIDKIMLEMDGTENKGNLGANAILGVSLAVAKAAADDTGLPLYRYIGGVSARELPVPLMNILNGGKHADNNLDLQEFMIVPVGTDNVRDAIRMGAEVFHSLKGILHEKEYNTSTGDEGGFAPNLSSNEEAIQLIIVAIEKAGYRPGEDILIALDAASSEFCKKGKYYFKGEGKEGRSSEDMVSFYEDLVNRYPIISIEDGLAEDDWDGWKKLTSRLGSRVQLVGDDIFVTNVKLLEKGIKQCVANSILVKVNQIGTLTETLDSVEMAKRAGYTAVISHRSGETEDTTIADLSVACNAGQIKTGSLSRTDRLAKYNQLIRIEDELGETAIFKGRQAFKV
- the gatB gene encoding Asp-tRNA(Asn)/Glu-tRNA(Gln) amidotransferase subunit GatB, with the protein product MKKYEAVIGLEVHAQLRTRSKIFCGCSTKFGALPNTQTCPVCIGLPGVLPVLNREAVNYAVMMAIATDSRIEPYCRFARKNYFYPDLPKGYQISQYELPLSTGGYIDIDADGGIKKINLTRIHMEEDAGKSIHDGSADSSLVDLNRAGVPLIEIVSEPDIRTPEDAVSYLKKLREIVRYLEICDGNMEEGSFRCDANVSVRPAGEKALGTKAEVKNMNSFRYVQKALEYEINRQIGVIESGGRIVQETRLWDTDRGVTVSMRSKEEAHDYRYFPEPDLVPLEVSAEWQEEIKKRLPELPDEKRERFVHDYDIPEYDAQVLTASRALANYFEECVKEYRSPKALSNWIMGDLLRELKLSGTDIDDSPVRPPHLSRMIKMIDEGVISGKIAKTIFEDMCRTGKDPEAIVKEKGLVQVTDEGEIEKFIAQVISENPKEAEAYRGGKDKLIGFFVGQVMKLSAGKANPAKVNELLKKQLNG